The following coding sequences are from one Salvia hispanica cultivar TCC Black 2014 chromosome 3, UniMelb_Shisp_WGS_1.0, whole genome shotgun sequence window:
- the LOC125212882 gene encoding squamosa promoter-binding-like protein 14, with amino-acid sequence MEEVGARVASPAVFHQNLTARFRDPYPMAKKRALPFDSSSFLPQNTVESWNQNSWSWDSARFVAKPLQRNGGQVGSSGEIQPVGKQVMSSAPYSTVAGGNGTRSSGINLVEPQPVSRPNKRVRSGSPGGANYPMCQVDDCREDLSTAKDYHRRHKVCEVHSKAGKALVGKQMQRFCQQCSRFHPLSEFDEGKRSCRRRLAGHNRRRRKTQPEDTSQQLLAPSINAGDNDILNLLAVLTNAQGNIVDRNDKFPLMTNKDHLKQMLTKINSLQLAANLEAKLNGATAGVPSSETQSQPSTEGSDSEKSKSPCLEKHSGSTMDVQGTSPSLPLRLFSPSPEDYRPTKSPSEERSPLSTPPVVHDLFPMQTSRDTDKNGHLSNSEGEIACVEATTINGCSTSLQLFGASISGTQDVPVHTSPYRAGYTSSSVSDHSPSSQNSDAADRTGRIIFKLFDKDPSHMPGSLRSQIHNWLSNSPSEMESYIRPGCVVLSLYLSMPSFAWDQLEEDLLNYVKSLVKDIEFWGNGRFLIHTDRQMVSHKEGKIRLCKSLKAWSTPELISVSPVAVVGGQPTTLLLRGRSLKAPGTRIHCTHAVGYNVREVHSSSCQKTPYGEIILDDFKVNGATSSILGRCFIEVENSLRGASFPIIIADSTVCQELRLLEPEINGTSDVCNGREESLHFLDELGWLFGRKYNSCLFQHPDYRLYRFKFLLVFSVERDFCALVKSLLDILLELNSGRNGLEEESLELLSEIHLLNRAVKRRCASMVDFLIHYTVVDSSGTSKRFIFYPNMAGPGGLTPLHLAASLSSSDDIVDLLTSDPHEVGLHSWNSVLDANGLSPYAYATMRNNHAYNALVTQKLADKSNGQVSVTIEDNLKPFHVEMNPTKSQLSRGQQSCSKCTYAYRTRFPRSSGLLQRPYIHSMVAVAAVCVCVCLFLRGHPFVGRVSPFSWENLQYGTV; translated from the exons ATGGAAGAGGTAGGTGCCCGTGTAGCTTCACCGGCAGTTTTCCACCAGAATCTGACTGCGAGATTTCGTGATCCATATCCGATGGCTAAGAAACGCGCCCTGCCCTTTGACTCATCGAGCTTTCTACCACAGAACACCGTGGAGAGTTGGAACCAGAATTCCTGGAGCTGGGACAGTGCGAGGTTTGTCGCCAAACCATTGCAACGTAATGGCGGCCAAGTGGGGAGTAGTGGAGAGATTCAGCCAGTCGGAAAACAAGTGATGAGTAGTGCTCCGTATTCTACAGTTGCTGGTGGGAATGGAACTCGTAGTAGTGGTATCAATTTGGTGGAGCCACAACCTGTATCGAGGCCCAACAAAAGAGTAAGATCAGGATCGCCCGGTGGTGCTAACTATCCCATGTGTCAAGTGGATGATTGCAGAGAAGATCTGTCTACTGCTAAGGACTATCACCGCCGGCATAAGGTGTGTGAGGTTCACAGCAAAGCTGGTAAGGCCTTAGTGGGGAAACAGATGCAAAGGTTCTGCCAGCAATGTAGCAG GTTTCACCCTCTCTCAGAATTTGACGAGGGAAAGAGAAGTTGTAGGCGTAGGCTCGCTGGACATAACAGGAGGAGGAGGAAAACTCAACCAGAAGATACTTCTCAACAGTTGTTAGCGCCTAGTATCAATGCCGGTGATAATGATATTCTCAATTTACTGGCGGTGCTAACTAATGCACAAG GGAACATTGTGGACAGAAACGATAAATTCCCATTAATGACCAACAAAGATCATCTCAAGCAGATGCTGACTAAAATAAATTCGTTGCAATTGGCAGCGAACTTGGAAGCTAAGTTGAATGGAG CAACTGCAGGTGTACCTTCTTCTGAAACTCAATCTCAACCGAGCACTGAAGGAAGTGACTCTGAAAAAAGCAAGTCACCATGTCTCGAAAAGCACAGTGGATCAACAATGGACGTTCAGGGAACCTCGCCAAGCCTTCCTCTTAGATTGTTTAGTCCCTCACCTGAAGATTATAGGCCAACAAAATCGCCTTCAGAGGAGAGATCGCCTCTATCCACACCACCTGTTGTACATGATCTGTTCCCAATGCAGACTTCAAGAGACACGGATAAGAATGGCCATCTGTCAAATAGTGAAGGTGAAATTGCATGCGTGGAAGCAACCACGATCAACGGATGCAGTACATCTCTTCAGCTTTTTGGAGCGTCGATCAGTGGTACTCAAGATGTTCCAGTTCATACGTCTCCATACAGAGCTGGATATACATCTTCTTCTGTGTCTGATCATTCACCATCCAGCCAGAATTCTGATGCTGCG GATCGTACCGGTagaataattttcaaattatttgacAAAGATCCAAGCCATATGCCTGGATCATTACGGTCTCAG ATACACAATTGGCTCTCTAACAGTCCATCAGAAATGGAAAGTTACATCAGGCCTGGCTGTGTTGTTCTATCCCTGTATTTGTCGATGCCATCATTTGCCTGGGATCAA CTTGAAGAAGACCTTCTTAACTATGTGAAGTCCTTAGTCAAAGATattgaattttgggggaatGGGAGGTTTTTGATTCATACAGACAGACAAATGGTTTCACATAAAGAAG GGAAGATTCGTCTGTGCAAATCATTGAAGGCCTGGAGTACACCGGAACTCATCTCAGTTTCTCCCGTGGCAGTTGTTGGTGGACAACCAACCACTCTTCTATTGAGGGGAAGAAGTTTGAAGGCTCCGGGCACTAG GATACACTGCACGCATGCAGTTGGATATAATGTAAGGGAAGTTCATTCATCATCGTGCCAAAAGACTCCATACGGTGAAATTATCTTGGACGATTTTAAGGTCAATGGTGCAACATCTAGCATACTAGGCCGCTGTTTCATTGAG GTTGAAAATAGTCTCCGAGGAGCAAGTTTTCCGATCATCATAGCAGATAGCACTGTTTGCCAAGAATTGAGACTCCTCGAGCCTGAGATAAATGGAACTTCTGATGTATGCAATGGCAGGGAAGAATCGCTGCATTTTCTGGATGAACTCGGGTGGTTGTTCGGAAGAAAATATAACTCGTGCTTGTTTCAGCACCCGGATTATAGGCTCTATCGGTTCAAGTTTCTTCTTGTATTCTCTGTCGAGCGTGACTTTTGTGCATTGGTCAAATCCCTTCTCGACATTCTGCTAGAGCTTAACTCTGGTAGAAATGGACTAGAAGAGGAGTCTCTGGAGTTGTTATCAGAAATTCACCTCCTGAACCGGGCTGTCAAAAGGAGGTGTGCGAGCATGGTTGATTTTCTTATTCATTACACCGTCGTAGATTCCAGTGGAACATCTAAGAGGTTCATTTTTTATCCGAACATGGCTGGACCCGGTGGTCTCACACCTTTACATTTAGCTGCTTCATTATCGTCATCCGATGACATTGTTGATCTACTGACAAGCGATCCACACGAg GTTGGGCTGCATAGTTGGAATTCTGTTCTTGATGCAAATGGGCTTTCTCCTTATGCATATGCTACGATGAGGAATAATCATGCGTACAACGCACTTGTTACTCAGAAGCTTGCAGATAAGAGCAACGGTCAAGTCTCTGTAACAATCGAGGATAACCTGAAGCCCTTCCACGTTGAGATGAATCCGACAAAATCCCAACTCAGTCGAGGTCAACAATCTTGTTCCAAGTGTACGTATGCATACAGAACGAGGTTTCCTCGTTCCAGTGGATTGCTGCAGCGTCCATACATACACTCAATGGTAGCCGTTGCTgctgtttgtgtttgtgtgtgtttgttcTTGCGAGGACACCCCTTTGTTGGCCGCGTTTCCCCGTTTTCATGGGAGAACCTGCAATACGGCACAGTTTAA
- the LOC125212883 gene encoding uncharacterized protein LOC125212883 yields the protein MRRHTSLKSQTSLRPMKRSSSSSPAAAAVEFPTSPQSASGDGMLHYAHSEHPLLQVTLPELFTCGGCKEYGAGRRFACAQCDFQLHDFCAASPPVLNSHPFHGQHQLVFHAKSKTAKGGISWPRCDVCGKSSKGFAFRCRACSFQMHPCCAMLTTEVRFPAHPHPLRLLPAGNAACGECNKKRSGRVYRCTVCEYHLHAVCAKVFINGLQANGIPTPDKPSPLGTAARLAGQVVIEFIGGLIEGLGEGMGEALVQNMVRGRCVSRRRIQQP from the exons atgaGAAGGCACACTTCCCTCAAGTCTCAAACTTCTCTCCGCCCCATGAAacgctcctcctcctcctccccgGCCGCGGCGGCGGTCGAGTTCCCGACGTCGCCGCAGTCGGCCTCGGGAGACGGGATGCTGCATTACGCCCACTCCGAGCACCCGTTGCTCCAAGTCACTCTCCCGGAGCTCTTCACGTGCGGCGGCTGCAAGGAGTACGGCGCAGGCCGGAGGTTTGCGTGCGCGCAGTGCGACTTCCAGCTGCACGACTTCTGCGCCGCCTCCCCTCCCGTCTTGAACAGCCACCCGTTCCACGGCCAGCACCAGCTCGTTTTCCACGCCAAATCAAAAACGG CAAAAGGCGGGATTTCGTGGCCGAGGTGCGACGTCTGCGGAAAGTCGAGCAAAGGGTTTGCCTTCCGATGCAGAGCCTGCAGCTTCCAGATGCACCCGTGCTGTGCCATGCTGACGACGGAGGTTCGGTTCCCGGCTCACCCGCACCCCCTGAGGCTGCTGCCGGCCGGCAACGCGGCGTGCGGGGAGTGCAACAAGAAGAGATCGGGAAGGGTGTATCGGTGCACCGTGTGCGAATACCATCTCCACGCGGTGTGCGCCAAGGTTTTCATCAACGGCCTCCAGGCCAACGGCATACCTACGCCTGACAAGCCTAGCCCCCTGGGAACTGCAGCCCGTCTCGCGGGCCAGGTGGTCATAGAGTTCATCGGAGGCCTCATCGAGGGGCTCGGAGAAGGGATGGGAGAAGCCCTGGTTCAGAACATGGTAAGAGGAAGGTGTGTTAGCAGAAGAAGGATACAGCAACCATGA